Proteins from one bacterium genomic window:
- a CDS encoding isochorismatase family protein: MDWESTEFAEAHRKYRERGVGARLGFGRAAALIIVDFQKAYTRSWRAASLEPVENTRRLLDAARELGLPVIFTHVGWDAAKPDAGVWGIKAPTLLQIQEGTEACEIDPLIEPLPSEKVLLKRVPSAFFGNTLADELRAAGVDTIVVTGTNTSDCVRATVVDGLSHGFRVMVPRDCVADLSPMSARAALFDIDTKYGDVVTADEVLGGFRALHP, from the coding sequence ATGGACTGGGAATCGACGGAGTTCGCGGAGGCGCACCGCAAGTATCGAGAGCGCGGCGTGGGCGCTCGTCTCGGCTTCGGGCGGGCGGCCGCCCTCATCATCGTCGACTTCCAGAAGGCCTACACGCGGAGCTGGCGCGCCGCCTCACTCGAACCCGTCGAGAACACGCGTCGCCTCCTCGACGCCGCGCGTGAGCTCGGATTGCCCGTGATCTTCACCCACGTGGGCTGGGACGCCGCCAAGCCCGACGCCGGCGTCTGGGGGATCAAGGCGCCCACGCTCCTCCAGATACAGGAGGGTACCGAAGCGTGCGAGATCGACCCGCTGATCGAACCCCTGCCTTCGGAGAAGGTGCTTTTAAAGCGCGTCCCCTCCGCGTTCTTCGGCAACACCCTCGCCGATGAGCTGCGCGCGGCAGGCGTCGACACCATCGTCGTCACCGGGACGAACACCAGCGATTGCGTGCGCGCGACCGTGGTCGACGGCCTCTCCCACGGCTTTCGGGTGATGGTGCCGCGCGACTGCGTGGCCGACCTGTCCCCGATGTCTGCGCGGGCTGCTCTCTTCGATATCGACACCAAGTACGGCGACGTGGTCACCGCCGATGAGGTGCTGGGCGGGTTCCGAGCTCTCCACCCGTAG
- a CDS encoding acyl-CoA dehydrogenase has protein sequence MNTDEYARFRDQAFRAMWELAALEKRIEDEEQVPYELVMPALRRMGAFGMLVPEAYGGAGLTISQYLPILTELAKVHGAIRVIVHVHNSFAHALFELGTDRQRQAMLPGVATGELSIAFALTEPDHGTGMDTGTVARTDGTDFLVTGRKWLITNSDFASHFIVFAQTPDEGKGSLSAILVERGTRGFTIEPVPETMGCKGGQHGLLTFANARVPRENLLGGAAGQGPEQLERALEISRVFIAASSLGTAEYALELALRHAQTRVTFGRPIAERQAVQRYLAEMATDVHALRHMLADAASAWDAGKRIPAQSAMCKLFGLEAVGRVTDRALLVAGGIGYTRATPIERLYRDARLNWLEEGPPTVQYMVAARELINGFWWDGASRHQGQIAGASDGVRSARRPRARVTG, from the coding sequence ATGAACACTGATGAGTACGCCCGATTCCGCGACCAGGCGTTCCGCGCGATGTGGGAGCTGGCCGCTCTCGAAAAGCGAATCGAGGACGAAGAGCAGGTCCCCTACGAGCTCGTGATGCCGGCTCTGAGGCGGATGGGAGCGTTCGGGATGCTCGTACCCGAGGCATACGGCGGAGCCGGCCTGACGATCTCCCAATACCTGCCGATCCTCACCGAGCTGGCCAAGGTCCATGGCGCCATTCGCGTCATCGTGCACGTCCATAACTCGTTTGCCCATGCGCTGTTCGAGCTCGGCACCGACCGGCAACGTCAAGCGATGCTGCCCGGCGTCGCGACCGGGGAACTCTCCATCGCCTTTGCTCTGACCGAACCCGACCACGGCACGGGGATGGACACCGGGACGGTGGCACGAACCGACGGCACGGACTTCTTGGTCACCGGCCGGAAGTGGCTGATCACGAACTCCGACTTCGCGAGTCACTTCATCGTCTTCGCCCAGACGCCCGACGAGGGGAAGGGATCATTGAGCGCGATCCTGGTGGAGCGGGGGACGCGCGGGTTCACCATCGAGCCCGTGCCCGAGACGATGGGCTGCAAGGGCGGGCAGCACGGCCTCCTGACGTTCGCAAATGCCCGGGTCCCGCGAGAGAATCTTCTTGGCGGCGCTGCCGGCCAGGGGCCGGAGCAGCTGGAGCGAGCCCTCGAGATCTCCCGCGTTTTCATCGCCGCCAGCTCGCTCGGCACGGCCGAGTACGCGCTGGAGCTGGCCCTCCGTCATGCGCAGACGCGGGTGACGTTCGGCCGGCCGATCGCGGAGAGGCAGGCCGTCCAGCGCTACCTGGCGGAGATGGCCACCGACGTGCACGCGCTGCGTCACATGCTCGCTGACGCGGCCTCAGCCTGGGACGCCGGCAAACGGATCCCGGCTCAATCCGCGATGTGCAAGCTGTTCGGGCTGGAGGCGGTCGGCCGTGTGACGGATCGCGCTCTGCTCGTGGCCGGCGGCATCGGCTACACGCGGGCCACCCCGATCGAAAGGCTGTACCGCGATGCCCGGTTGAACTGGTTGGAGGAAGGTCCGCCGACCGTTCAGTACATGGTGGCGGCGCGCGAGCTGATCAACGGGTTCTGGTGGGATGGGGCTTCGCGGCACCAGGGCCAGATAGCCGGCGCGAGCGATGGCGTCCGGAGCGCCCGGCGCCCCAGGGCAAGGGTTACGGGCTAA
- a CDS encoding hydantoinase B/oxoprolinase family protein, which produces MPHSTSPGPYVDRGWTPVAVDPITLRVMGGALVSIAREMAQVLYRMAYSSVIRESEDLGAGLFDPEGREFCESDSTPMHIGSLPAYIRGVNRKLRGQYQPGDVILHNHPYYGASHSPDYGVLIPMFWEGCHIGFAGCTGHLLDVGGATPGISIEAFDVFAEGKLLDAVRLEAAGVRNQELFEHIVGNVRTPDMNAGDLEAMISCCRLGERRFAELLGHYGHDVVMSGIETWMERSEQRLRAAIAEIPDGVYAAPTGYLDDDGRNRGQPLAIGTTVTIQGSELTVDLTGSAPEAATAVNCPFEGSVLPTANFAVRTLLLDEALSDDFIPQNDGIFRPVHVTAPLGTIYNPRFPRACSGRFPLINRIPDQINLALSEVLPRQITAGNSASVQGVAYAGFDGEADQYWLYMEIGEGSYGARHGKDGLDSIDNLMANTRNNPIEEIEMRLPIRCERYELRDHPPAPGRWRGGLGSIRRWRFLADATVGANGDSRLDRPRGVFGGHDGWSGALVKNEGRPDREDLHAKFSGLPFLAGDTITVEVPSGAGYGDPRQRDPDAVRRDVLDGYYTVKQAEEFFGVVIRLDGEAASRRAKEPEPARGLGAAQPSGE; this is translated from the coding sequence ATGCCGCACAGCACCTCGCCCGGCCCTTACGTCGACCGCGGCTGGACTCCTGTGGCCGTTGATCCGATCACCCTGCGAGTCATGGGGGGCGCGCTGGTCTCGATCGCCAGGGAGATGGCACAGGTCCTCTATCGCATGGCCTACTCGAGTGTGATTCGTGAGTCCGAGGACCTCGGGGCGGGCCTGTTCGATCCCGAAGGGCGCGAGTTCTGCGAAAGCGATTCCACCCCGATGCACATCGGCAGCCTGCCCGCCTACATCCGCGGGGTCAACCGCAAGCTCAGAGGGCAGTACCAGCCGGGTGACGTGATCCTGCACAACCATCCCTATTACGGCGCCTCCCATTCGCCGGATTACGGCGTCCTGATACCCATGTTTTGGGAGGGCTGCCATATCGGCTTCGCGGGTTGCACGGGCCACCTGCTGGATGTCGGCGGCGCCACGCCGGGAATCAGCATCGAAGCGTTTGATGTGTTCGCCGAGGGCAAGCTGCTGGATGCGGTGCGGTTGGAGGCCGCCGGAGTCCGCAACCAGGAGCTTTTCGAGCACATCGTCGGTAACGTCCGGACGCCGGACATGAATGCCGGAGACCTGGAGGCGATGATCTCCTGCTGCCGGTTGGGTGAGCGGCGATTCGCGGAGCTGCTGGGGCATTACGGCCATGACGTCGTGATGAGTGGGATCGAGACATGGATGGAGCGGTCTGAGCAGCGCCTGCGGGCGGCGATAGCGGAGATTCCCGATGGCGTGTATGCCGCGCCGACCGGATACCTGGACGATGACGGCCGGAATCGCGGCCAGCCGCTGGCGATCGGGACCACGGTGACGATCCAAGGGTCAGAGCTGACCGTCGACCTGACGGGCAGCGCTCCCGAGGCCGCAACCGCTGTCAATTGTCCCTTCGAGGGCAGCGTGCTGCCGACGGCCAACTTCGCCGTCAGGACGCTGCTCCTCGACGAGGCGCTGAGCGACGATTTCATCCCCCAGAACGACGGCATCTTCCGTCCGGTCCACGTGACCGCACCCCTCGGGACCATCTACAACCCGCGCTTCCCGCGAGCCTGCTCCGGTCGCTTCCCGCTGATCAACCGAATCCCCGACCAGATCAACCTGGCCCTCTCCGAAGTCCTCCCCCGGCAGATAACGGCCGGGAACTCGGCTTCTGTTCAGGGGGTCGCGTACGCCGGGTTCGACGGCGAAGCCGACCAATATTGGCTCTACATGGAGATCGGCGAGGGCTCCTATGGAGCGCGTCATGGGAAGGATGGACTTGACTCCATCGACAACCTGATGGCCAACACGCGCAACAACCCGATCGAGGAGATAGAGATGCGCCTGCCGATTCGGTGCGAGCGTTACGAGCTTCGCGACCATCCGCCGGCTCCCGGCCGCTGGCGAGGTGGCCTGGGCAGCATTCGGCGGTGGCGATTCCTGGCCGATGCAACCGTCGGCGCCAACGGCGACAGCAGGCTGGACCGGCCGCGCGGAGTCTTTGGCGGCCACGACGGGTGGTCGGGGGCGCTGGTGAAGAATGAGGGTCGGCCCGACCGCGAGGACCTTCATGCCAAGTTCTCCGGCCTGCCCTTCCTTGCGGGGGACACGATCACCGTGGAGGTGCCCAGCGGCGCCGGTTACGGCGACCCCCGACAGCGCGACCCTGACGCGGTGCGGCGAGACGTGCTCGACGGGTACTACACCGTGAAGCAGGCGGAGGAGTTCTTCGGCGTGGTGATTCGACTCGACGGCGAAGCCGCGAGCCGGCGGGCCAAGGAGCCTGAGCCGGCGCGTGGCCTCGGTGCGGCCCAACCGAGCGGTGAGTAG
- a CDS encoding hydantoinase/oxoprolinase family protein: protein MKRIGVDVGGTFTDLVYWDDHSGHRVVHKVSTTTENPAMGTVQGIVELCERAGIEPREVDVVVHGTTVATNIIVQRSGAKVGLITTEGFRDLLHIARKKRPLNFSSYQDVPWQKYPLVERRHRLTVRERVTGPKGEVLEPLDIAGARAAVRKLKDAGVESIAVCLLFSFLNPRHETAISDLIKAEFPGAFLSVSHEVVPVYREYERFSTTAVNAYIGPKTARYVRELGDSVAAIGIAGGVRLMTSAGGVITAPAAADSPVVLLMSGPAAGLMAGIEVGRSAGARGVITLDVGGTSSDIGVSPDGRLRMKHLLDTKIGGYDVMVPMLDVETVGAGGGSIASVNPQGILDVGPRSAGAHPGPICYGRGGTEPTVTDALVTLGWLRPIGLLGGRLKLDAGAARAGVAERVAAPLGLDVVAAALGIHAVCAHNMANAIAQLSVRKGHDPRELALVAQGGAGPAFACSVGRIIGIDRVLIPTHPGIASAFGLLSTDLRYEFASTFWELASALDLDRLTASFQRLLEQARLRLAADGLGEGDTAFELYADCRYAGQGYELRVPAEPGPFDSTWLGRLVDNFHEAHQRAYQRRFSDSDVQIVNIRVVGVGKMAPLQMRDLLAVAPDGGPRPQAIAETIAHFGPDAQPVRVPVYERGTLRPGARLDGPAIVEQMDTTIVIEPDFEAAVDHSGSLVLTQVGDQ, encoded by the coding sequence ATGAAGAGGATTGGCGTGGACGTGGGCGGTACCTTCACCGACCTCGTCTACTGGGACGACCACAGCGGGCACCGCGTGGTCCACAAGGTCTCGACGACCACCGAGAACCCTGCCATGGGGACCGTGCAAGGCATCGTCGAGCTGTGCGAGCGGGCGGGGATCGAGCCTCGCGAAGTCGACGTCGTCGTCCACGGAACCACCGTGGCGACCAACATCATCGTCCAGCGCTCAGGCGCCAAGGTGGGCCTGATCACGACCGAGGGCTTCCGCGACCTGCTGCACATCGCCAGGAAGAAGCGGCCGCTCAACTTCTCCAGCTACCAGGACGTCCCCTGGCAGAAGTACCCGCTCGTCGAACGACGCCACCGGCTGACCGTTCGAGAACGCGTCACCGGGCCCAAGGGCGAGGTCCTCGAGCCCCTCGACATCGCCGGGGCCAGAGCCGCCGTACGGAAGTTGAAGGATGCCGGGGTGGAGAGCATCGCGGTCTGCCTGCTGTTCAGCTTCCTCAACCCGAGGCACGAAACGGCCATCAGCGACCTGATCAAGGCGGAGTTCCCCGGCGCCTTCCTGTCGGTCAGCCACGAGGTGGTCCCCGTCTATCGGGAGTACGAGCGGTTCAGCACGACCGCCGTGAACGCCTACATCGGCCCGAAGACGGCTCGCTACGTCCGCGAGCTGGGCGATAGCGTCGCCGCCATCGGGATCGCCGGCGGTGTCCGCCTGATGACGTCGGCGGGCGGTGTGATCACCGCTCCGGCGGCGGCGGATTCCCCGGTCGTGCTCCTCATGTCCGGGCCCGCGGCCGGTCTCATGGCGGGAATCGAGGTCGGCCGGTCGGCCGGCGCCCGGGGTGTGATCACCCTCGACGTCGGCGGCACGTCCTCCGATATCGGCGTGTCGCCCGACGGGCGGCTGAGGATGAAGCACCTGCTGGACACCAAGATCGGTGGCTACGACGTGATGGTGCCGATGCTCGACGTAGAAACCGTCGGTGCCGGCGGCGGCAGCATCGCATCGGTCAACCCACAAGGCATCCTCGACGTCGGTCCTCGCTCGGCCGGCGCCCACCCGGGCCCGATCTGTTATGGACGAGGGGGGACCGAACCGACCGTGACGGATGCGCTCGTGACGCTGGGCTGGCTGCGGCCGATCGGCCTCTTGGGAGGCAGGCTGAAGCTCGATGCCGGCGCCGCTCGAGCCGGAGTCGCTGAACGCGTCGCCGCACCGCTCGGCCTCGACGTGGTGGCGGCGGCACTCGGCATCCACGCGGTCTGCGCTCACAACATGGCCAACGCGATCGCTCAGCTGAGCGTCCGCAAGGGCCACGATCCGCGTGAGCTGGCCCTGGTCGCCCAGGGCGGCGCCGGCCCGGCATTCGCCTGCAGCGTGGGGAGAATCATCGGGATCGACCGGGTTCTGATCCCGACTCACCCGGGCATCGCCTCCGCATTCGGGCTTTTGAGCACCGATCTCCGCTACGAGTTCGCTTCGACGTTCTGGGAGCTCGCCTCAGCCCTCGACCTCGACCGCTTGACGGCGAGCTTCCAACGCCTCCTGGAGCAGGCTCGACTGCGGCTCGCCGCGGACGGGCTCGGCGAGGGTGATACCGCTTTCGAGCTGTACGCGGACTGCAGGTATGCGGGCCAGGGCTATGAGCTGCGGGTCCCGGCGGAGCCAGGACCCTTCGACTCGACCTGGCTGGGTCGCCTGGTCGACAACTTCCATGAAGCTCATCAGCGCGCCTATCAACGCCGGTTCAGTGACTCTGATGTGCAGATCGTGAACATCAGGGTGGTCGGCGTCGGCAAGATGGCGCCGCTGCAGATGCGTGACCTGCTGGCTGTGGCCCCGGATGGTGGCCCGCGACCTCAGGCGATCGCTGAGACCATCGCTCACTTCGGCCCCGACGCCCAGCCCGTCCGGGTGCCGGTGTACGAGCGGGGCACCCTACGGCCGGGGGCTCGTCTGGACGGGCCGGCGATCGTCGAGCAGATGGACACCACGATCGTCATCGAGCCTGACTTCGAGGCGGCAGTCGATCATTCAGGCAGCCTCGTGCTGACACAGGTTGGTGACCAGTGA
- a CDS encoding aminotransferase class V-fold PLP-dependent enzyme has product MRQARPPRRSRPARSAGVAVRDLVETVRRSVIGRDATLRGPYGERLITYADYTASGRSLSFIEEFIRDRVLPLYANTHTEASATGLQTTHYREEARQLIREAVGADDEYAVIFCGSGSTAAIDKLAQLLELRLPAGLDEKYGLRERIPEAERPVIFIGPYEHHSNELPWRESIADVVIIPEDAHGQISVAALEEALAGYRDRRLRIGSFSAASNVTGILSDTSAVSKLLHRHGARAFWDFAAAAPYVPIRMAAAAEAPLDYMDAVFLSPHKLIGGPGSPGVLVVRKDLLRNAVPTVPGGGTVTFVSPVAHRYSEDPEHREEGGTPAIVESIRAGLAFLVKQQVGPERIRALEGGLARRALDRWRKNPRLQVLGDLDVDRLSIISFVVSRGQRRLHHNFVIAVLNDLFGIQARGGCSCAGPYGHRLLGIDLAASQAFGCLVLEGYEGIKPGWARVNFNYFIPEWEFDFILQAVEMVADQGWRLLPDYAFDPLTGQWTHRQGRTQAPGLLRHLDYAGGRPSTRSGDLEIEAAGYLEEARRILGRAHTESSPVPVTNVGPEFERLRWFWLPHEIEAAAAAG; this is encoded by the coding sequence ATGCGGCAGGCGCGCCCTCCCCGCCGGTCGCGGCCCGCCCGCAGCGCCGGCGTTGCGGTGCGCGACCTGGTCGAGACGGTCCGCCGCAGCGTCATCGGCCGAGACGCAACGCTGAGGGGTCCGTACGGGGAGCGGCTGATCACATATGCCGACTACACGGCATCCGGCCGGTCCCTGTCGTTCATCGAGGAGTTCATTCGGGACCGCGTGTTGCCGCTCTACGCGAACACTCACACGGAAGCATCCGCCACCGGGCTGCAGACGACGCACTACCGAGAGGAGGCTCGGCAGCTGATCCGCGAAGCGGTCGGCGCCGACGACGAATACGCCGTGATCTTCTGCGGCTCGGGCTCGACGGCGGCGATCGACAAGCTCGCTCAGCTTCTCGAGCTGCGCCTGCCGGCGGGCCTCGACGAAAAGTACGGGTTGAGAGAGCGGATACCGGAAGCCGAACGGCCCGTCATCTTCATCGGGCCCTACGAACATCACTCCAATGAGCTTCCGTGGCGCGAATCGATAGCCGACGTGGTCATCATCCCCGAGGACGCCCATGGACAGATCAGCGTGGCCGCCTTGGAGGAGGCGCTGGCCGGGTACCGTGATCGTCGATTGCGGATCGGCAGCTTCTCCGCCGCCTCCAACGTGACCGGCATCCTGAGCGACACGAGTGCGGTCTCCAAGCTTCTCCATCGACACGGGGCCCGTGCGTTCTGGGACTTCGCCGCCGCCGCTCCTTATGTCCCGATCCGCATGGCGGCCGCGGCTGAGGCTCCCCTGGACTACATGGATGCCGTCTTTCTTTCGCCACACAAGCTGATCGGTGGGCCGGGATCGCCGGGCGTGCTCGTCGTTCGCAAGGACCTGCTGCGGAACGCGGTGCCGACCGTCCCCGGCGGTGGCACCGTCACCTTCGTCAGCCCGGTCGCACACCGCTACTCGGAGGATCCGGAGCATCGCGAGGAGGGAGGCACGCCGGCGATCGTCGAGTCGATTCGTGCCGGTCTCGCCTTCCTCGTCAAACAGCAGGTCGGGCCCGAGCGCATCCGTGCGCTGGAGGGGGGCTTGGCTCGCCGCGCACTCGACCGTTGGCGGAAAAACCCCCGTCTCCAGGTCCTGGGCGACCTCGACGTCGATCGGCTCTCGATCATCTCCTTCGTCGTCAGTCGCGGTCAACGCCGGCTCCACCACAACTTCGTGATCGCCGTGCTGAACGATCTCTTCGGCATCCAGGCCCGAGGTGGATGCTCGTGCGCCGGGCCCTACGGGCATCGGCTGCTGGGCATCGACCTGGCGGCCTCGCAAGCATTCGGGTGCCTGGTGCTGGAGGGCTACGAAGGCATCAAGCCGGGATGGGCCCGCGTCAACTTCAACTATTTCATCCCTGAATGGGAGTTCGATTTCATCCTTCAGGCGGTCGAAATGGTGGCTGACCAGGGCTGGCGGCTACTTCCGGATTACGCCTTCGATCCCCTGACAGGGCAGTGGACTCACCGGCAGGGTCGGACCCAGGCGCCGGGTCTGCTGCGTCACCTCGATTACGCCGGCGGCAGGCCGTCCACCCGTTCCGGCGACCTCGAGATCGAAGCGGCCGGCTACCTCGAGGAGGCACGCCGGATCCTGGGGCGGGCGCATACGGAGTCGAGTCCGGTCCCGGTCACGAACGTGGGCCCGGAGTTCGAGCGCCTTCGCTGGTTCTGGCTGCCCCATGAGATCGAGGCGGCCGCGGCCGCGGGCTAG
- a CDS encoding 8-amino-7-oxononanoate synthase has product MSWLEWAEEERAAIQALDRWREVRDFDAQGPVGRLAGGRHVVSFASNDYLGLSLHPAVLAAAHEALERWGCGAGSARLVVGSRPVHSQLERELAAWKGCEAALIFPTGYATNLGVLTALAGPGVRICSDALNHASIVDGCRLSRAEVQVFRHLDLDDLESRMGPGPRTIVVTEAVFSMDGDVAPIAELARLCRRAGALLVIDEAHQVIGDAPDLDGGLVLRVGTLSKTLGSLGGFVAGPASLIQLLVNRARPFIFTTAPPPAAAAAALAALRIVRSPEGESLRRRLRTLVERVKPGHPSPIVSFVMGEESAALKASRLLLELGFLVPAIRPPTVPAATSRLRLSLSAAHTDDQLDRLLPALGQLRTLRVPA; this is encoded by the coding sequence CTGAGCTGGCTGGAATGGGCGGAGGAGGAGCGCGCCGCCATCCAAGCGCTCGACCGGTGGCGGGAGGTCCGGGATTTCGACGCCCAGGGCCCGGTCGGGAGGCTGGCCGGCGGGCGCCACGTCGTGTCTTTCGCCTCCAACGATTACCTCGGGCTCAGCCTGCATCCCGCCGTTCTGGCCGCGGCCCACGAGGCACTCGAGCGCTGGGGCTGCGGCGCCGGCTCGGCCCGGCTGGTCGTCGGCTCGCGCCCGGTCCACTCCCAGCTCGAGCGCGAGCTCGCCGCCTGGAAGGGTTGCGAGGCCGCTCTCATCTTCCCGACCGGCTATGCGACCAACCTCGGCGTGCTCACCGCCCTTGCCGGGCCCGGTGTCCGCATCTGCAGCGATGCCCTCAACCATGCTTCGATCGTTGACGGCTGCCGCCTGAGCAGGGCCGAGGTTCAGGTCTTCCGGCACCTCGACCTTGATGACCTCGAGTCGCGGATGGGGCCGGGGCCGCGGACCATCGTGGTCACCGAAGCCGTCTTCTCCATGGATGGCGACGTCGCTCCCATCGCCGAGCTGGCGCGACTCTGCCGCCGCGCCGGCGCCCTCCTGGTCATCGACGAGGCGCACCAGGTGATCGGCGACGCGCCGGACCTCGACGGTGGGCTGGTTCTGCGTGTGGGCACGCTCTCCAAGACCCTTGGCTCCCTCGGCGGCTTCGTCGCCGGCCCGGCGTCGCTGATCCAGCTCCTGGTCAACCGCGCCCGGCCGTTCATCTTCACCACCGCCCCGCCCCCCGCCGCCGCCGCGGCCGCGCTGGCCGCGCTGCGCATCGTCCGCTCCCCGGAGGGTGAGTCGCTGCGGCGGCGTCTGCGGACGTTGGTCGAGCGGGTGAAGCCCGGTCACCCCTCGCCGATCGTGTCTTTCGTGATGGGCGAGGAATCAGCAGCTCTGAAGGCCTCTCGACTTCTCCTGGAGCTCGGCTTCCTGGTGCCGGCGATCCGGCCGCCGACCGTGCCCGCCGCCACCTCGAGGCTTCGCCTGAGCCTCAGTGCCGCTCACACCGACGATCAGCTGGATCGACTCCTGCCGGCGCTCGGCCAACTGAGAACGCTGCGTGTCCCGGCCTGA